A genomic stretch from Chitinophaga lutea includes:
- a CDS encoding MBL fold metallo-hydrolase translates to MSLTAYLCTTCGTQYAPATAAPAHCMICEDERQYVNPKGQGWATLPAVNRQYKNIFEKVTDNLFAIYTAPAFAINQRAHLLITPQGNVLWDCIANLDDSTVELMERLGGIHSIAISHPHYYTTMAEWSVRFGDVPVYIHAGDRQWVARKDFNIVFWEGAEHSLLPGVKLVHTGGHFDGAAILHYNAGNGLLLVGDAIQVCPDLQSVSFMYSYPNYIPLPEKAILKIKETLLPLNYDAMYGAFGHYLRENAAEHTLFSIERYLKIFR, encoded by the coding sequence ATGTCACTAACCGCTTACCTCTGCACTACCTGCGGCACCCAGTATGCACCAGCCACCGCTGCGCCCGCACATTGTATGATCTGTGAAGACGAGCGCCAGTACGTCAACCCAAAGGGCCAGGGCTGGGCCACCCTGCCGGCAGTCAACAGACAGTATAAAAACATATTCGAAAAAGTGACGGACAACCTGTTCGCCATTTATACCGCGCCTGCTTTTGCCATCAACCAGCGCGCGCACCTGCTGATCACGCCGCAGGGAAACGTGCTATGGGATTGTATCGCTAACCTCGACGACAGCACCGTCGAACTGATGGAACGCCTCGGCGGCATTCATAGCATCGCCATCTCCCACCCGCACTATTACACCACGATGGCTGAATGGAGCGTGCGCTTCGGCGATGTGCCGGTGTACATTCATGCAGGCGACCGGCAATGGGTAGCCCGGAAAGATTTTAACATCGTGTTTTGGGAAGGGGCCGAACACTCCCTGCTGCCCGGCGTGAAGCTGGTGCATACCGGCGGGCACTTCGACGGCGCAGCCATCCTGCATTACAACGCGGGGAATGGTTTGCTGCTGGTGGGCGATGCGATACAGGTCTGCCCCGATCTCCAATCGGTATCATTCATGTACAGCTACCCGAACTATATCCCGCTTCCCGAGAAAGCCATCCTGAAAATAAAAGAAACATTGCTGCCGCTGAACTACGATGCCATGTACGGCGCTTTCGGGCACTACCTCCGGGAAAATGCGGCGGAGCATACCCTATTTTCCATTGAACGGTACCTGAAGATATTCCGGTAG
- a CDS encoding DoxX family protein: protein MAVKIIGSILILVALYMGVKQGWAMLSAKPQMLEMFGKWHIGKTWVAVIGAATLLGGVLILFPRTFLLGNFLSAAVILLIICLQLWIRDLKGAAVEVPFLLLSFLIIYLQHPLAK, encoded by the coding sequence ATGGCAGTAAAAATCATCGGCTCCATTCTCATTCTCGTTGCATTATACATGGGTGTAAAACAGGGCTGGGCCATGCTTTCCGCCAAACCGCAGATGCTGGAGATGTTCGGCAAATGGCATATCGGCAAAACCTGGGTGGCGGTCATCGGCGCGGCCACATTGCTCGGCGGAGTACTCATCCTGTTCCCGCGCACTTTCCTGTTGGGCAACTTTCTGTCGGCGGCGGTAATATTACTCATCATCTGCCTGCAGCTGTGGATAAGGGATTTGAAAGGGGCAGCGGTGGAAGTGCCTTTCCTCTTGCTGTCTTTTCTGATCATCTATTTGCAGCATCCGCTGGCGAAGTAG
- a CDS encoding glutamate--tRNA ligase family protein encodes MEPLQTFSKTRIAPTPSGFLHLGNVFSFALTAGLAARMNAAVLLRIDDLDQERANEVFVQDIFDTLHFLNIPFSEGPQDYPAYKNTWSQLHRLPLYQQALEELKPHVFACDCSRTQIARAGKDGVYPGTCRDKNIPLDTPGVAWRLRTAHDATLRVRTLEGPVIETALPAQMKDFVVRKKDGFPAYQLASVVDDEHFGVDGIIRGEDLWPSTLAQIYLSTLLPGCRFGEKVFHHHPLLLETGDLKMSKSAGSTSVQFLRKSGKAPHEIFSAIGAMMGIAAPVRDYLELTDAVL; translated from the coding sequence ATGGAGCCACTGCAAACCTTTTCGAAAACGAGGATAGCCCCCACTCCCAGCGGCTTTCTGCACCTGGGAAACGTATTTTCCTTTGCGCTCACGGCGGGGCTGGCCGCCAGGATGAATGCCGCCGTACTGCTGCGGATCGACGACCTCGACCAGGAAAGGGCAAACGAGGTTTTTGTGCAGGATATTTTCGACACGCTTCACTTCCTCAACATCCCCTTTTCAGAAGGACCGCAAGACTATCCGGCATACAAAAATACCTGGAGCCAGCTGCACCGCCTCCCGCTGTACCAACAGGCCCTGGAGGAACTGAAACCGCATGTGTTCGCCTGCGATTGCTCCAGGACCCAGATCGCCCGGGCAGGGAAAGACGGTGTTTACCCCGGTACCTGCCGCGATAAAAACATTCCCCTCGATACACCTGGCGTAGCATGGCGGCTGCGAACCGCTCACGATGCAACGTTGCGGGTGCGCACGCTGGAAGGCCCTGTAATCGAAACAGCATTACCGGCGCAAATGAAGGATTTTGTGGTGCGGAAAAAAGACGGGTTCCCGGCATATCAGCTGGCCTCGGTCGTAGATGATGAACATTTCGGGGTAGACGGTATTATCCGCGGCGAAGACCTTTGGCCGTCCACCCTTGCGCAGATCTATCTTTCCACCCTACTACCCGGTTGCCGCTTTGGAGAGAAAGTATTCCACCATCACCCGTTGCTTCTCGAAACCGGCGATCTGAAAATGTCGAAATCGGCGGGCTCCACCTCGGTACAATTTCTCAGGAAATCCGGCAAAGCGCCGCATGAAATATTCAGCGCCATTGGCGCGATGATGGGTATAGCCGCACCTGTACGGGATTATCTCGAACTAACGGACGCTGTGCTGTAA
- a CDS encoding SRPBCC family protein, with protein MEPTNRTQITVAATVQAPIEKVWQYFNEPAHITQWAQASEDWHAPHAENDLRPGGTFKTTMAAKDGSFSFDFGGIYSDVEEHKLIAYTLGDGRKVKVTFSPEGSGVKVTEVFDAEDTHPVEMQQGGWQAILDSFKKHTENN; from the coding sequence ATGGAACCTACAAACAGAACACAGATCACAGTTGCAGCCACCGTACAGGCCCCCATCGAAAAAGTATGGCAATATTTCAATGAGCCTGCACATATCACCCAATGGGCACAGGCGTCGGAAGACTGGCATGCGCCTCACGCCGAAAACGACTTACGGCCCGGCGGAACTTTCAAAACCACGATGGCCGCTAAAGACGGCAGCTTCAGCTTCGACTTCGGCGGCATTTACTCCGATGTGGAGGAGCATAAACTCATCGCCTACACGCTGGGCGACGGCAGAAAGGTAAAAGTGACCTTCAGCCCCGAAGGCAGCGGCGTAAAAGTGACGGAAGTTTTCGACGCGGAGGATACACATCCCGTTGAAATGCAGCAGGGCGGCTGGCAGGCCATCCTCGACAGCTTCAAAAAGCATACGGAAAACAACTGA
- the cfa gene encoding cyclopropane fatty acyl phospholipid synthase has protein sequence MNAKKIISQLLSSAGITVNGNSPWDIQVHNDHFYTQALAAGSLGLGESYMGNWWDCQRLDEFFSRVLRSELDKKARRSLAVKGEVLLSRLFNPQSPSKAYRNGAAHYDLGNDLFQGMLDKRMVYTCAFWGNAHTLDEAQEQKLDLTCRKLKLQPGMHVLDIGCGWGSFAKFAAERYQVKVTGITISKEQAELAMQLCKGLPVNIQLMDYRALTGRYDAISSLGMFEHVGLKNYDIYMQTVHNCLSDDGLFLLHTIGSNTSTDYIDPWINKYIFPHSLLPSIRQIGKAIEGLFVMEHWENFSVDYDKTLTAWFENFSANWNKLKARYDDTFYRMWKYYLLSCAGSFRARKNQLWQLVLSKKGIEGGYRFA, from the coding sequence GTGAACGCCAAGAAAATCATCAGTCAGCTCCTCTCCTCCGCCGGCATCACTGTGAACGGCAATAGTCCATGGGATATCCAGGTGCATAATGATCATTTTTATACCCAGGCCCTGGCGGCAGGCTCTTTGGGGCTCGGTGAATCCTATATGGGCAACTGGTGGGACTGCCAGCGCCTCGATGAGTTTTTCAGCCGGGTGCTGCGCAGCGAACTGGACAAAAAGGCGCGCAGGAGCCTGGCCGTCAAAGGCGAAGTATTGCTTTCCCGCCTCTTCAACCCACAGAGCCCTTCCAAAGCCTACCGTAACGGCGCGGCGCATTACGACCTGGGCAACGACCTGTTCCAGGGGATGCTCGACAAACGGATGGTGTACACCTGCGCGTTCTGGGGCAATGCCCATACCCTCGACGAGGCGCAGGAACAGAAACTCGACCTCACCTGCCGGAAGCTTAAACTGCAGCCCGGCATGCATGTGCTCGATATTGGCTGCGGCTGGGGCAGCTTCGCCAAATTCGCGGCGGAAAGATACCAGGTTAAGGTCACCGGCATCACGATATCGAAAGAACAGGCCGAACTCGCCATGCAGCTGTGCAAGGGCCTGCCGGTAAACATCCAGCTCATGGATTACCGGGCGCTGACCGGCCGCTACGACGCCATCTCCTCGCTCGGCATGTTTGAGCACGTAGGGCTGAAGAACTATGACATATATATGCAAACGGTGCACAACTGCCTTTCAGACGACGGGTTGTTCCTGCTGCATACCATCGGCTCCAACACCTCCACCGACTATATCGACCCCTGGATCAACAAATACATTTTCCCGCATTCCCTGCTCCCTTCCATCCGCCAGATCGGCAAGGCCATCGAGGGGCTGTTTGTGATGGAGCACTGGGAAAATTTCAGCGTCGATTACGACAAAACGCTCACTGCCTGGTTCGAGAATTTCTCCGCCAACTGGAACAAACTCAAAGCCCGGTACGACGATACCTTTTACCGCATGTGGAAATATTACCTGCTCTCCTGCGCAGGCTCTTTCCGGGCCCGGAAAAACCAGCTCTGGCAACTGGTGCTGTCGAAGAAAGGGATTGAAGGAGGGTACCGGTTCGCCTGA
- a CDS encoding PepSY-associated TM helix domain-containing protein, which yields MTSRTLPPAQPKKKHPRSLFYRVSAWLHLWLGLVTGIIMVIVCVMACVWVFNDEITTLLEPETRVARQEAPVLPPSRLKAIADSVYPGKRMNYAMYQQGKAAYVVLGEGRRGNTTLRVNPYTGHVISIKEQQEGEVDFFRWALNGHRFLWLPYKIGRPVVNYGTLIFVFILITGMVLWWPKKWKKSTREKSFSIKWKASFKRVNYDLHNVLGFYSLVVVLAMALTGMVYGIEWYSKSMYWATTGGKTLHPFGGGAVSDSLQLGRHFTPVQAMDAAWAQVVTKHPEAQGFYYSFADTSKPKSTISITIYPTAGKFYNHRNYQFDQHTAKMFPSKAPAYEEASAGEKLRKMNYDIHVGSILGFPGKVLAFFGSLIGASLPITGFIIWYGKKRKKPAGKKPLNRRTAADVEMAP from the coding sequence ATGACGAGCAGAACACTTCCACCCGCCCAACCAAAGAAAAAGCACCCGCGCAGTTTATTTTACCGCGTATCCGCCTGGCTGCACCTGTGGCTGGGCCTGGTCACCGGTATTATCATGGTGATCGTATGCGTGATGGCCTGTGTATGGGTTTTTAACGACGAAATCACCACCCTGCTGGAACCCGAAACCCGGGTGGCCCGCCAGGAAGCGCCGGTGCTGCCGCCCTCGCGCCTGAAAGCAATTGCCGATTCCGTTTATCCCGGCAAACGGATGAACTATGCCATGTATCAACAAGGCAAAGCCGCCTACGTGGTACTGGGCGAAGGCAGGAGAGGCAATACCACCCTGCGGGTGAATCCTTACACCGGCCATGTGATCAGCATTAAAGAGCAGCAAGAAGGCGAAGTGGATTTTTTCCGCTGGGCGCTCAACGGCCACCGCTTTTTATGGTTGCCTTACAAAATCGGGCGGCCGGTGGTGAATTACGGCACACTCATTTTTGTGTTCATCCTTATCACGGGCATGGTGCTGTGGTGGCCGAAAAAATGGAAAAAAAGCACCCGTGAAAAGAGTTTCTCCATCAAATGGAAAGCCTCTTTCAAACGGGTGAACTACGACCTGCACAACGTGCTGGGTTTCTATTCCCTGGTGGTGGTGCTGGCCATGGCGCTCACCGGCATGGTGTACGGCATTGAATGGTACAGCAAAAGCATGTACTGGGCCACCACAGGGGGTAAAACGCTGCATCCTTTCGGCGGCGGCGCCGTATCCGACTCCCTGCAGCTGGGCAGGCATTTCACGCCGGTACAGGCCATGGATGCGGCCTGGGCACAGGTGGTGACCAAACACCCCGAAGCGCAGGGATTCTATTACAGTTTCGCAGATACGTCCAAACCCAAATCGACGATCAGCATCACCATTTATCCCACTGCCGGAAAATTCTACAATCACAGGAATTACCAGTTCGACCAGCATACGGCGAAAATGTTTCCTTCCAAGGCGCCTGCCTACGAAGAGGCCTCGGCGGGGGAAAAGCTCCGGAAAATGAACTACGACATTCACGTGGGCTCCATCCTGGGCTTCCCCGGTAAAGTGCTGGCATTCTTCGGGTCGCTGATCGGCGCCAGTTTACCCATCACGGGTTTCATCATCTGGTATGGAAAGAAAAGAAAGAAACCCGCCGGCAAAAAACCGTTAAACCGGAGAACAGCGGCGGATGTGGAAATGGCGCCCTGA
- a CDS encoding DUF4374 domain-containing protein, translating into MKKANKFLLPVLCMGTLWTACSKDSNKPGNGGEGGGTGKTKYIIASAPIASTGVADYLLTADNLTSGTISTLGNGKEQDGSYRYYITHRNRFFSLLYGQGNPGAVTTYNLNAAGQLTKVSDFQSETVQVHTIIGDDIVTMKVPRSGNQNALIFRIDANKSQIVGEAQVNIVNLAGNGERAHFTWATQAGNKLFAPYMSIKGAAPDVFGTSFPDSTWVAVFSYPQLQLERVIRDNRTSFLGAYFNSGLVQIEDGDLYGFSGASATTAGAPASTKPSAIVRIKKDAVEFDKNYFFNLETASGGHRFATQTYFGNGKFLLEMYAEKGKTTGKKKFAVADVLTQTFAWVTGAPADIVSTSSLCNLVVGDGKTIYVGITDAEGSYVYAFDAVTAKATRGLKVDGGKITGIAKLTY; encoded by the coding sequence ATGAAAAAGGCAAACAAATTTTTACTCCCGGTTTTGTGTATGGGCACCCTGTGGACGGCCTGCTCCAAAGACAGCAATAAACCCGGTAACGGCGGTGAAGGCGGCGGTACCGGCAAAACGAAATATATCATTGCGTCCGCGCCCATCGCGTCGACCGGCGTGGCCGATTACCTGCTGACGGCGGACAATCTGACTTCGGGCACGATCTCCACCCTGGGGAACGGCAAGGAGCAGGACGGTTCATACCGTTATTACATCACCCACCGCAACCGCTTTTTCAGCCTGTTGTACGGCCAGGGCAACCCCGGCGCCGTTACCACCTACAACCTGAATGCAGCGGGCCAGCTCACCAAGGTATCCGACTTCCAGAGCGAAACCGTGCAGGTGCATACTATCATAGGGGATGATATCGTGACCATGAAAGTACCGCGCTCCGGCAACCAGAACGCCCTGATTTTCCGGATAGATGCCAATAAATCACAGATCGTCGGCGAAGCCCAGGTCAACATCGTTAACCTCGCCGGCAACGGAGAGCGGGCACACTTTACATGGGCTACACAGGCTGGCAACAAGTTGTTCGCGCCCTATATGAGCATCAAGGGCGCCGCGCCCGATGTATTCGGCACTTCATTCCCGGACAGTACCTGGGTGGCAGTGTTTTCATATCCCCAGCTGCAGTTGGAGAGGGTTATCCGCGACAACCGTACCAGCTTTCTCGGCGCCTATTTCAACAGCGGTCTTGTACAGATCGAAGACGGCGACCTGTATGGTTTCTCCGGAGCATCGGCCACAACTGCCGGCGCGCCTGCGAGTACCAAACCGTCCGCCATAGTGCGTATTAAAAAGGACGCCGTGGAATTCGACAAGAATTATTTCTTCAACCTCGAAACCGCATCAGGCGGCCATCGCTTCGCCACCCAGACGTATTTCGGCAACGGGAAATTCCTGCTGGAGATGTATGCCGAAAAAGGGAAAACCACCGGCAAAAAGAAATTCGCCGTGGCAGATGTGCTCACCCAGACATTCGCCTGGGTAACCGGGGCGCCGGCCGATATCGTTTCCACTTCCAGCCTTTGCAACCTGGTGGTGGGAGACGGTAAAACCATCTATGTCGGCATCACCGACGCAGAAGGCAGCTACGTCTACGCCTTCGACGCCGTTACCGCCAAAGCCACCCGCGGCCTGAAAGTGGATGGCGGCAAAATCACCGGCATCGCAAAACTGACTTATTAG
- a CDS encoding TonB-dependent receptor: MQYIKVLSAGFLCLCFFSSFSQQTGHAFVSGYVRDAAGAPVPFATIKVLHTQTGALSDTKGLYTLPALAAGDYTIVITALGYVQQERKIALKAGSNQSLHFKLSATAQHINEVTVIGRTLTQEVNRQSYNVTAIDATKLYNSTLDLSHALDRVSGVRVRENGGLGSRINFSLNGFTGRQVRFFIDGIPMDNFGSSFQLNNIPINLAERVEVYKGVVPVWLGSDALGGAVNIATGSQQRTYFDVSYSYGSFNTHRSAVNAGLTTGKGFAFQLNAFQNYSDNNYHVHVDVADIHTGAYYPNQKVRRFHDNYHNETIIANVGVVNKKYADKLLLGITLGQNRADVQTGARMVSVFGKFYTRGNIVMPSLKYAKNDLFVKGLNVRVSGNYNLGEEQNVDTFYRRYNWFQQYKTYNGLGGERERTLYKYRNNNGLLTTTVDYRFAGRHSFMLNHVFNTFDRKGSDKLYPESVKYEQPQKLTKNIIGAGYKFDYDPRWSTSVFVKYFIQQTKYAQSYNPTGNWGDIAYRNQENKFNNTGYGISSSYFITPQLQVKGSYERSYRLPDTYELFGDLLNLEGNISLRPEKSDNFNLGVHYHFDINEVHRFNFDGNLIYRNTSDFIRASLNQNQTKQVMENRDRVTNAGADGEIRYSFKNLLTAGVNLTYQNIRNKTRFEPGSSEYSILYNDRIPNMPFLFGNADASIFLPNVGWKSNTLSLGYNVLFVHAYYLYWPSLGDDKLDIPRQLSHDINAVYAIANGRYNIGLECKNLMDARLYDNFSLQKPGRAFYVKLRYFFKK; this comes from the coding sequence ATGCAATATATAAAAGTATTGTCAGCAGGCTTCCTATGCCTTTGTTTCTTCTCTTCTTTTTCGCAGCAAACCGGCCATGCCTTTGTTTCCGGCTATGTGCGCGATGCGGCCGGTGCGCCGGTCCCTTTTGCCACGATAAAAGTGCTGCACACCCAAACCGGCGCCCTTTCAGACACCAAAGGCCTTTATACGTTGCCCGCATTGGCGGCCGGCGATTACACGATCGTGATAACGGCGCTGGGATATGTACAACAGGAAAGGAAGATTGCCCTGAAAGCGGGCAGCAACCAGTCGCTGCACTTCAAACTAAGCGCCACCGCACAGCACATCAATGAAGTAACGGTGATCGGGCGTACGCTTACGCAGGAGGTGAACCGCCAGTCATACAACGTCACCGCCATCGATGCTACCAAACTGTACAATTCCACGCTCGACCTTTCCCATGCGCTCGACCGGGTATCCGGCGTACGGGTACGGGAAAACGGCGGGCTGGGTTCCCGCATCAACTTTTCCCTGAACGGGTTTACTGGCCGGCAGGTACGCTTTTTTATCGACGGCATTCCCATGGATAATTTCGGCTCCTCCTTCCAGCTGAACAATATCCCCATCAACCTCGCCGAGCGCGTGGAAGTGTACAAAGGCGTGGTGCCGGTGTGGCTCGGATCCGATGCACTGGGCGGAGCCGTCAACATCGCGACCGGCAGCCAGCAGCGCACATACTTCGATGTATCTTACTCCTACGGTTCGTTCAACACCCACCGGAGCGCGGTGAACGCCGGCCTCACTACCGGCAAAGGTTTCGCCTTCCAGCTCAACGCATTCCAGAATTATTCGGACAACAATTACCACGTACATGTAGACGTGGCAGACATCCATACCGGCGCTTACTATCCCAACCAGAAAGTGCGCCGCTTTCACGACAATTATCACAACGAAACCATCATCGCCAATGTGGGCGTGGTGAATAAAAAGTACGCCGACAAATTACTGCTCGGCATCACCCTCGGCCAGAACCGCGCCGACGTGCAGACGGGCGCCCGCATGGTGAGCGTTTTCGGGAAGTTTTACACCCGCGGCAACATCGTAATGCCCAGCCTCAAATATGCCAAAAACGATCTATTCGTAAAGGGACTGAATGTGCGCGTGTCCGGTAACTACAACCTGGGCGAAGAACAGAATGTGGATACCTTCTACCGCCGGTACAACTGGTTCCAGCAGTACAAAACGTACAATGGCCTGGGCGGAGAGCGGGAACGCACCTTATACAAATACCGCAACAACAACGGGCTGCTGACCACTACGGTCGATTACCGGTTCGCCGGGCGGCATTCTTTTATGCTCAACCATGTGTTTAACACCTTTGACCGGAAAGGCTCCGACAAGCTGTATCCCGAAAGCGTGAAATACGAGCAGCCGCAAAAACTCACAAAAAACATCATCGGTGCGGGTTACAAGTTCGATTATGATCCCCGCTGGAGCACGTCCGTATTTGTAAAATATTTCATACAGCAAACGAAGTATGCACAATCGTACAACCCTACCGGCAATTGGGGCGACATCGCCTACCGCAACCAGGAGAACAAGTTCAACAATACCGGCTACGGTATTTCTTCGTCGTATTTCATCACCCCGCAATTGCAGGTGAAAGGCTCATACGAAAGAAGCTACCGGCTTCCCGACACCTACGAGCTGTTCGGCGACCTCCTCAATCTCGAAGGCAATATTTCGCTGCGGCCGGAGAAAAGCGACAATTTCAACCTCGGCGTGCATTACCATTTCGACATCAACGAGGTGCACCGCTTCAACTTCGACGGCAACCTGATTTACCGTAATACCAGCGATTTCATCAGGGCCTCCCTGAACCAGAACCAGACCAAACAGGTGATGGAAAACCGGGACCGGGTAACCAATGCAGGCGCCGACGGGGAGATCAGGTATTCTTTCAAAAACCTGCTCACGGCAGGCGTGAACCTTACCTACCAGAACATCCGCAACAAAACCCGGTTTGAGCCCGGTTCCAGCGAGTACAGCATCCTGTATAACGACCGGATCCCGAACATGCCCTTTCTGTTCGGCAATGCTGATGCGTCCATTTTCCTGCCGAATGTAGGCTGGAAAAGCAACACGCTGAGCCTGGGTTACAATGTACTGTTTGTGCACGCCTATTACCTGTACTGGCCCAGTTTGGGTGACGACAAGCTCGACATCCCCCGGCAGCTGAGCCATGACATCAATGCCGTGTACGCCATCGCCAACGGCAGGTACAACATCGGGCTGGAATGTAAAAACCTGATGGATGCGCGGCTGTACGACAATTTCAGCCTGCAGAAACCCGGCCGGGCATTTTATGTTAAACTCAGATACTTCTTTAAAAAATAA
- the pncB gene encoding nicotinate phosphoribosyltransferase: MHRNLLASILDNDFYKFTMQQGVIRLFPYAKARYRFINRGKHAFPPGFAAALRDAVNGMAQLQLTRDEKVFLQVTCPYLDPVYLDFLEGYRYDPEEVHIEQTGADLEVRVEGLWYRAILWEVPLMSLICELYYLLGEPSRVSDEEVMRRTTDKIEKYRALGVTVAEFGTRRRHSYQVHRLVMRVLKASGTGPFIGSSNVHMAMLHQTKPIGTHAHEWFMFHAARYGFKMANALGLEHWVQVYRGDLGIALSDTYTTDVFFRQFDKMFSKLFDGVRHDSGDPLLFADKVVAHYQRMGIDPRSKTIIFSDGLNYEKVARIAEHCRNRIGMSFGIGTNLTNDAGPAAMNIVIKMTEACSQNGEWTEVVKLSDEPGKYTGSEDMIHLAKIILGIG; this comes from the coding sequence ATGCACCGGAACCTTTTAGCCTCGATACTCGACAACGACTTCTACAAGTTCACCATGCAGCAGGGCGTAATACGCCTGTTTCCCTACGCGAAGGCCCGCTACAGGTTTATCAACCGCGGTAAACACGCCTTCCCGCCCGGCTTTGCGGCGGCCCTGCGCGACGCCGTGAACGGGATGGCACAGCTGCAGCTGACCCGCGACGAGAAAGTTTTCCTCCAGGTAACCTGCCCTTACCTTGACCCCGTATACCTCGATTTCCTGGAAGGCTATCGTTACGATCCCGAAGAAGTGCATATCGAACAGACCGGCGCCGACCTGGAGGTGCGGGTGGAAGGCCTTTGGTACAGAGCTATTTTGTGGGAGGTACCATTGATGTCGCTCATCTGCGAACTGTATTACCTGCTTGGCGAGCCCAGCCGGGTGAGCGACGAAGAAGTGATGCGCAGAACAACGGACAAGATCGAAAAATACCGCGCCCTCGGCGTTACCGTAGCGGAGTTCGGAACACGCAGAAGGCACTCCTACCAGGTTCACCGCCTCGTGATGCGGGTCCTGAAAGCATCCGGCACCGGGCCCTTCATCGGCAGCAGCAACGTGCATATGGCCATGCTGCACCAGACCAAACCTATCGGCACCCATGCCCATGAGTGGTTCATGTTCCACGCCGCCCGGTACGGCTTCAAGATGGCCAACGCCCTCGGTCTGGAACACTGGGTACAGGTGTATCGGGGCGACCTCGGCATTGCACTCTCCGACACATATACGACAGACGTATTTTTTCGCCAGTTCGATAAAATGTTTTCGAAGCTGTTCGACGGCGTGCGGCACGACAGTGGCGACCCACTGCTCTTTGCAGATAAGGTGGTAGCGCACTATCAGCGCATGGGCATCGACCCGCGCAGTAAAACCATTATTTTTTCGGATGGGCTGAATTATGAAAAGGTAGCCCGCATTGCGGAGCATTGCAGGAACCGCATCGGCATGTCGTTCGGCATCGGCACCAACCTCACCAACGACGCCGGCCCCGCCGCCATGAACATCGTCATCAAAATGACCGAAGCCTGTTCCCAGAACGGGGAATGGACGGAAGTGGTGAAACTCTCCGACGAGCCCGGCAAATATACCGGCAGTGAAGACATGATCCACCTCGCCAAAATCATACTGGGCATCGGTTAA